The Pleuronectes platessa chromosome 24, fPlePla1.1, whole genome shotgun sequence nucleotide sequence ttcctttcctccaGGTGGTGGAGAAGAATGCGGATCCAGAGGAGGTGCTGCTCAGTTTTCTGAGGAGAAGAGGTTGATTCTATTCTTCActcatttcaaattaaagtcCTAAACCACCTCCTCTTAAAACCACACTGTTAAACAAGATTAggaatgaaattaaattaaattttattaaaaacgAGAGTTGTATGGCTCTGTGGGTCAGTGCAGTTTTAGTCTACATACctatttcaatcaatcaatcaatcaaattgtatttgtttagaccatattcacaaatcacaatttgtctcacaggGCTATGGTGCcctaatattaatatttccgTGAGTCCAATTGAACGTACTCTCGAGGCATTCCTAGTATATCGTTGAACAGAAGTTCAACCTGGAAACAGCAGTCACTGGAGTgggggaataaaaaaacaaaattgtaataTCACATGTTAAATGTCATTGTACTTATATCATGCTACTCTATTTGCCACAAATGTAAAGTGAATCTCAAACtgtaataactgttttttttattttttttatgattgtCTTTTCCACCAGCTGGTCTGACGGGGACCAAGTATGGCTGTGGGAGCGGTGGGTGTGGAGCCTGCACTGTCATGGTGTCCAGATACAGCCACCACCAGGCAAGAGTCGTGTATCCTTTTTTGGGATCTTTCATAACAACTCAAACCTGCTGATTTCAAACCTCAGATGTTCCCTCCTTTTGAAGTGTCCTCAAAACGGGTTTAGGTCACATGTAAATATGCTTTTACCTATACTTTATTTGAGACCCTTGaaaagcagtttaaaaaaaaaaaaaagagttctgCATCCGTGACCTTTAAACCATGCAGACACTACACTGTGAACGCCTGCCTGCAGCAGATCGTCACCCTGCACTGTGCTGCTGTGGTGACAGTCGAAGGCATCGGCAGCACCAAGACCAAACTGCACCCGGTCCAGGTAACAGGTCTCTCTAATCCACCACTCTTTTTACTGTATCCTATCAGCCGTGAAGAGTCTCACCGGATATATGTTCCTTTTTCTGACCTGCAGGAGCGAATCGCCAAGGCTCATGGGTCtcagtgtggcttctgcactcCGGGGATGGTGATGTCCATGTACACCTTGCTGAGGAACAAACCTCGGCCCTCCATGGAGGACATCAGGGAAGCTCTTGGAGGtaaaaacaatttattaaataaaaatgtatatgacAAGACCGGACCAAGCTTTAATTtgcattaaataaaagattttacagattgaCAGGATTCAGCAGTGGAgatttgaataaatacttttacttaagtacttaGCAAAGTACAGGATTTAACCTAATGCTACTTTTTACATCTACTCCACAAATTAAGTTATATACGTTTTATAAAGTGAAATTATAGTAAATATATAGTGATTTTTGGcatcttttctttaaataaatgtaatttttggCTTTGGGAACATCTCAAGTTcatttttaagattttttttgctATAACCCAATTTGTGGTTCCTAAAGAGATTTTATTGaccttctgttttttattttccagggaACATTTGCCGCTGCACAGGCTACAGGCCAATTATTGATGGATTTAAGACTTTTTGTGATAGTGAGGTAGGTTCATCGCTTATGACCAATTTTCCATGTGGTGCCAGAAACATCGCCGCACTGAAACATGAACTATTTTTCTCCAGACCTCTGCCTGCTGccaaagtggaggaggaggaaaatgcTGTATGGAAAATGGAATGGACGGCAGTAAAAGCATTAACAGCGAGGAGAGTGATGTATGTCCAAACGttgaaaacactttttgtgAACTGTAAACTTGATTTTTATATGTAATGTGACTGTTATCTTTTCTTGCCTTTGTCAGATTTCTGAAGAACTTTTCCCAATGGACGATCTTTTACCTCTAGATCCTTCTCAGGATCTGATCTTCCCTCCAGAGCTGCTGGTGAGTCTTTTGTATTTGAACACAAAAAAGACAATCACACTGAAATTGTGACCCCATGAACAGAATAAAAGACTTGTCAACTGGTTTTCCTTCTGTTGTAGATAATGGAGAAGAAACTCAGTGGGGAGGCTCTTTATTTCCAAGGACAGAGAGTGAATTTGGTGGCTCCCTCTGAGCTATCCCACCTCCTGGAGTTGAAAGCCGAACATCCCTCAGCTCCACTGGTTGTTGGAAACACAACCATTGGTAAAGATAAACCTCCCACTTCCCTTCACTTGTATGCTTGTATTTCCCCCAAATAACGTTAAATGATACCCATATGATTATAGGGTGGAAGAGATTCAGTGTGGTCTGCTTTGTATTTACTTTGTCAGCTGATTACATACATTACTATCATTATATTGTTTTCTTACCAGGGCCAGAGATGCTTCTGAAAGGAGTCCACCATCCTCTGCTCGTCTACGTCGGAAGAATTCCTGAGCTCAGTGCTGTGACATGGGGGGAAAATGGTGGGTTgacgtttattttatttttttattctatttaatgCAAATATCTACGTCATATATTCCTGATGGAGAATACCAACCACCTTCAAGTTATTAATGACTTCCCCTCATTATATCAgaatattttatcatttttagtCGGAGCTATAGCTTCAGAAACAATGCatagagaaaacaacaaatacaaaatatataaaactatgGCCCTAATACGCAGTTTACGCAAATAACCAGCAGACTTGCTCAAAATCAATATAGATAGATGActgttgcccccccccacacatctgcgtctccctcacctgtctggTAGGTGTGACAGTTGGAGCCGCCTGCAGCCTCAGCACATTGAAGGAGGAACTGGAGAGGGCCGTGTCTGAGATGGAGGAGTCGAGGACCAGAGGATACCGGGCGCTGCTGCAGACTCTCCAGTGTCTGGCAGCGAAACAGATACGCAACATGGCGGTAGGTCCCTGATAGAATTCGAATTTGTTTACTTGTGAAGGCCAATGACTTCACTTTATCACCAAAATTATCCTTTTAATAATACATCATGCTACTGTAGAGAACTTTCAAATGTGTGAGAAGTATCAAAGCTGATGTATAAGTCAGATAtagcacattaaaaacaacaggagtTCGGCCAATGTTCTTTAACCATAGCAAGGACCGCAGTAGTGTCAAGAGAGAGATGCAATAAAAGATAAACTATATAAGAATGAATTAGATAAGTGATAAACGTAACACAGTCATAAGACAGAGTCAGGCTTTATTATGGATGTTAAATTAGGTTTTAAATAATCAGTAGTAGGGCCAGGACCTTATATGGAACAGGCGGTTATTCCAGAGCTTAAGGCAGCCAAAGAGAAGAGGTCAGCCTCTCattcacaggaaacacaaggaGATTGAAAAGAGTTCTTGTGGGGTGGAAAGGAAAACCTATTGACCCGGGGCCAGAATATTGGATCAGGAGATCAGTAAAGTAGTGACAGGAAAGGCCATTGATAGGTTTGCAGACCAATagtaaaagtattttaaatTCAATTCTAAATTTAACTGGGAGCCAGTGCAGGTTTGCCAAGACGGGAGGAATTTGTTGCCTTGTGCTGGTAAGAGGTAGAAATAGAAACAGCTGCAGTTTGAACAGCCCATGTACACTGAGTTCCTGTAATCTgaccaaacagagaaaaaaacgtGAAAGACTGTTTCGTGGCCTTTTTCAGATCAATatgatttgaatttaaatataatgCTTGGCTGCTAAATAGAAGTTAGGGTCTCCAATATTTTTTACCAGAGAATGTGAGTTGTCGGAAGATGAGTTGAGTGTATTGTTCAAGCTTCTGACAGAGGGAGCAGGTACAAATATAATTTCTTGCCTCTGCAGACAATTGGTGGGAATCTCCTCAGTGCGAATCCCAAATACGACCTGAGCAGTGTTTCGGCTGCTGTGGGGTGCACACTGCATGTCGCCTCCAAAGGTAAAGTGACTTATAAATGTCTTTGCACTTTAGGACCAGAGCCCGTAAATAAAGAAGGACATCTCCCCGaaaggtgaagccaaatcctTTTATGTGTTTCTATTCAGATGGGACGAGGGACATTCCCTTCAATGAAAAGCTCTTCACTGCCTTTGGGAAAACGGCCCTGAGGCCCAATGAAGTCCTGCTGTCCATCAACATCCCCTGCTCCAAACCTGTGAGACGTGCTGCTTTAACATTCcttcctcacatgttccctcTTCTGAGAAAACTTCTGACAATCTGACCTAAAAAGAACCGATTTATTGTGACCTATGACCTTCACAGACAATTGTGACCATCAATTACCCTGGAGCAAACCATAACTTATGGATTGACTTACTACTAGTTGGAAACAAACATTACAATGTGACCGGAGGAGATTATTTATCACGTTCATTCCTGGCTCTAACTAACAGGATAACTTAAAAAGAAGATAACTGATTAGTCACAGGGATGGAGTCTTCCTGAGTTCAATTGAAACCAGTATTTCCTTGGATATATCAAATTGAAAAGtgtaaaacatacaaaaaaaacacatttctaggaTTTGTAAAAACTCAATTAGCAGAATCGCATCTGGTGCATTTTAGCAGAAGTTTGCAGCACAAAGAAATGATACATAGATCTACAGCAAGAATCAAACATTCGCCTTGTGACACTGTGACTCTCCTCAGTGGGAGTTTGTGGCAGCTTACCGACAGGCCCAGAGAAGAGAGTTCGCCTTTTCCATCGTGAACGCTGGAATGAAGGTGGTCATTAGGGAGGGAACCGACATCGTGGAGTCCCTCAACATCTACTACGGCGGCGTTGGACCAACTCTAGTCAGACCGGGACGGACGTGCCAGCAGCTCGTTGGACGGTATGtttgcatttttatattttgctgCAAATGCTAATCAGGGTCGTAACTGAACAAACTCTGGTGTCCTCCAGGCCGTGGGGCGAAAATCTGCTCACTGAGGCCTGTCACTTCCTGAAGGAAGACGTGGACGTGTCTCCGTCAATCCACGGAGGGAAGGGGGAGTATCGCAAGAGCCTCgtcttcagcttcttcttcaagTTTTACATGCAAGTTGTCCTGGAGATgggagagagggtgaggaaaCTGCAAATTAAAAACCAAATACTCGtatgtcaaaaaaacaaaacgtaaTAACTGATCATTTTAATACTTCTTTTTAGGGTGTCTCAGACATTGATCTTCCCCTGGAGTATCTCAGCGCACTCAAGCCCTTCAAGAACGAAGCTCCACAGGGTCAACAGTCCTACCAGGTCGGATTGCAGCGCTCAAACCTTGTGCTGCATGAGAGCGAATGATACTGGGCCTGTGTTGCCAAAAGCTATTGGTTTATCAAATGCCATAATTTCACCAGAGAAAACTGTGAATTGATTTTCCAGTGGGTGTGAATTTTCCAGTTACCAAATAATTCTTCTGTATTTCGTAAGAAAAGTTTGTCAGCAAACCAGAGTGAATTCTTCTGGTGTTTTTTACGGTCACATATTATGCAACATCTTAATATTTCCTCTCCCTCTAGTTTAAAACCTATTTTGCCAAATTTTCTATTAAGTTCATAATTTAGAGGATTGCCCTGCACTTACATTGTGTCCCACTCCTGTCTCCGTGGCATCCGTTTATCAGATCAAACAATTTCCCCGTTctgtcccccccctcctcgtccACAGCTTGTGTCGGAGGCCCAGCCCTCCGTTGACCCCGTTGGGCGACCCAGCATGCATCAGTCTGCTTTCCAGCAAGCCACGGGTGAAGCCAAGTACTACGACGACCTGCCACCGGTCGAAGGAGAGCTCTTTATCTTCATGGTGACAAGCACGAGAGCGCACGCCAAAATAACGTCAGTATCATTTTCTTGGGAGTCACAGCTTTAGGCTTTAAACCATCAGACAATATGTAAACACTCACAACAATGACTCTCTTCATGAACCAGTAACGTGGACCCGTCGGAGGCCCTGGACATGCCCGGTGTGGTCACTGTGGTCTCAGCCGGAGACGTTCCTGGGGCGAACGTCCGACTCTGGTTCAACAACCCAGAGGAACTGTTCGCCACAGAGGAGGTGCTGAAAACGAATcatcacacacacgtgcagagaAAATATATGATTTAAAACATATCCTCGTTGGGGGAGATAAACCAAtttcatttgacattttggaCTGATTATTCTAAGTCATGCCAAAGACAAATAGGAAAAATTAAGAGTAATAGTCATGCATGCCTGttgtatgtttgtatttgtaaaaacaGATTTGTGTATTCAAAAATGCCGGCAGGTGTTTTGTGTGGGTCAGATCGTCTGTGCCGTGGTGGCAGAGAGCAGGGAACAGGCCAGGAGAGCAGCCCAGAAGGTTCAGGTCACCTACCAGGACCTGCTGCCTGTCTTCTTCACCATTGAGGTCGGGCATTTTAATATTTGCTCAATGTTTGGGAAGGCAATAAAAGGGGATTCATTTCTAACTCCCTTTCTCTTGTTTCATCCTCCAGGACGCCATAAAGCACGAGTCTTACTTTGAACCCAAGAGGAAGGTGGAGAGAGGGGATGTGGACGAAGCGTTAAAGACAGCTGAACGTATTCTGGAGGGTAAAACACCTGCACAGGAACATCCTCCCATCTCTAAACACGTCTTCTTGCTGTTTGAAGTTGAATATGTGGTGTTATGTGCAGATGAGATCTATATGGGCGGGCAGGAGCACTTCTACATGGAGACTCAGGGGCTGATCGCTGTTCCCAGGGGAGAGAATGAAGAGatggatttgtttgtgtccaCTCAGCACGGTGCCTTCACTCAGGTCAAAGGAAAAAACAATATCTCCTTTTCCTTTGTAAAAACGACGCTCTTTAACTTACCGAGCTGGTTTTGTGTCTTCGCACCAGGAGCTGGTTGGCATGGCGCTGGGCATCGAGTCCAACAAGATCACCTGCCACGTGAAGAGGCTGGGCGGAGGGTTCGGAGGAAAGGTGATGAAGATCGCGTCCCTCTCGGCCATCACTGCAGTCGCAGCACACAAGTGAGAAAATCAAAACAGCCTGACTGGGCTTATGAATGAGCAGCAGAAACCACCTCAAGGTACAAAGACCTACAGGCCACAGCAGCCAGGAGATTTCTATAACATGTGAAATGGGTTTTTAATCTCTCCAGGACTGGGAAGGCCGTGCGCTGCTGCCTGGACCGAGGGGACGACATGCTGATCACTGGCGGCAGACACCCATTCCTCGGAAAGTACAAGGTAAAAAATCACCATTTTAAAATCTCCACTTATGTCATATGTAGTGTTTGACGGGGTGCTTAAACAATAGCTGTTGACTGTCCTGTTCCATCTCCAGGTTGGGTACAACAGCGACGGCACCATCGTAGCCGCCGACATCATTTACTACAGCAATGGAGGATGCACACTGGATGAGTCCTCATTCGTGAGTGAACAGAAACATGGACAGTGTGCGAACAACTTTAAATACAGAGTCAAAAGACACTGTCTGTCCACAACCATCAATATAACTTTAACTGAACTGAAACTCAAAACTTTGgggttctcctcctctgtttcagaTTATGGACAAAGCGATCCTCCACATGGACAACGGCTACAAAATCCCCAACCTGCGAGGTCGGGGCGTTGTGTGCAAGACCTTCCTGCCGTCGAACACGGCGTTCCGGGGCTTCGGTGGGCCTCAGGGCCTCATGGTGATCGAGAGCGTCCTGCACGAGGTGGCGGTCCGCTGCGGCCTGCCCCcagaaaaggtcagaggtccCCGGGATGTAGCCGTGGAATGTTTCCGTCCTAAAGTAGTTTccaaaaattctaatttttgaATAGTAGATCAAAACCTCTATGACAAATGAGTACATGATTTACTGCTCCAGGTCAGAGACGTCAACATGTacagggaggagctgagctACACCCACTACAAGCAGCCGTTCTGCCCCACCAGCATGGTGCGCTGCTGGGACGAGTGTCTGGACAGGGCCGACTATGAGGATCGGCTCCGAGCCGTCCAGCTCTTCAACTCCTCCAACCGCTGGAAGAAGAGAGGCATCGCTGCCGTGCCGCAGAAGTTTGGCGTCGGCTTCTCCAAAGGTTTCTATAATCAGGTGAGTCTTAAAAAGTGTTGATTTTATGTTGTCGAGTTTTTCACACATTTGCTTTTAAAGCCTGTTGGTGTATGTCGCAGCTTTGAGGGTACGATACTAATCGAAGGAtattcttttacttttttaaattgCTATTGTCTGTGCACATTAACTCAGGCTTTCATCCACTTGTGTTTCCCAGGGTGCATCTCTGGTGAACATCTTCAAAGACGGCTCAGTGCTGGTGACACACGGAGGGACAGAGATGGGTCAGGGCATCCACACCAAGGCCATACAGGTGAGATTTAAGCTTCTTCTAGTCCTCTGTGTTCTCCAAGATGATGGTAAAGCAAAGGAACAATATTAAAATTGTTCCACTGCATTCTTCCCTCGTGTTCCAGATAGCGAGCCGTGTCCTCAAGGTCCCCATGTCTTCCATCTTCATCAAAGAGACGTGTACAGGAAACGTCCCCAACGCGGCACCGTCCGCGGCCTCGTTTGGCACCGACGCTGTGGGCATGGCCGTCAAGGTACCTGCTAATGTTTAAGAAACGGTGTCAGTGAGAGAGCAGTGGACTGTGGACATTTCCTCTGAGATTTATCTTCCAAGTTCTTTTCATTCTCAGTCGTATCGTCTTAGACACATATTCTTAGATTGGTAGGGAGGAAGGTCGGTAAGTCGGAATTGTtgatgacatgtttattttttttcaggatGCTTGTGAGAAGCTAATGAGACGCCTGAAACCACTCATGGAGGCGAATCCCAAAAACACATGGAAGCAATGGGTAACTGATCAAATACCACAACTGCTTTCATAACCGTATTTGAAAATGATAATGTGCGACAAAGAAAGCTGAAATCTAATTTACCTTCTCCCAGGCCAGTGACGCTTTCTTCCAGAAGATCAGTTTATCTGCAACTGGATTTTTTATGTAAGTAAATTATTCATTAAGATCTGATCTGGGCACTGTAATGGAAATTTACTTAAGAACTTCTTAGTTTATGCTTACAACAGACATGTCCATCTAGGATTCAGCTCGACATAAACTTTACGGTGCTCCCACTGTCTATCTATCATGTGAGCCCATCGTCTAGAGGAGTTGATCCTGAGGTCACCTGAATTCTAAAGGGACCTTTGTTGTACTCTGTGGTGGGACTGTTTGTCCTTTGTTCCAACAACTCAGCTGACTGACACAACACCCTCAACACACATGATAATATTTCCTCTTCAACAACATGTAGGATGCAGCCTATGAGTCACACCTCTACAGACACAGAAGAATGCATTCacaacccccccgcccccgccccccccccctcccgcgcgtgtgtgttttgggtcaGGAGGTAACCCACTCAGAAACACTTTTCATCTGATTTGCAAATTCCACCTTGCCTGTGTGGATCCGTTTACAAATAAACTTATAAACTACATATTTCCAC carries:
- the aox5 gene encoding LOW QUALITY PROTEIN: aldehyde oxidase 5 (The sequence of the model RefSeq protein was modified relative to this genomic sequence to represent the inferred CDS: inserted 1 base in 1 codon), which codes for MSSPSELIFFVNGKKVVEKNADPEEVLLSFLRRRAGLTGTKYGCGSGGCGACTVMVSRYSHHQARVVYPFFAFTYTLFETLEKQFKKKKKSSASVTFKPCRHYTVNACLQQIVTLHCAAVVTVEGIGSTKTKLHPVQERIAKAHGSQCGFCTPGMVMSMYTLLRNKPRPSMEDIREALGGNICRCTGYRPIIDGFKTFCDSETSACCQSGGGGKCCMENGMDGSKSINSEESDVCPNVENTFCXTVNLIFICNVTVIFSCLCQISEELFPMDDLLPLDPSQDLIFPPELLIMEKKLSGEALYFQGQRVNLVAPSELSHLLELKAEHPSAPLVVGNTTIGPEMLLKGVHHPLLVYVGRIPELSAVTWGENGVTVGAACSLSTLKEELERAVSEMEESRTRGYRALLQTLQCLAAKQIRNMATIGGNLLSANPKYDLSSVSAAVGCTLHVASKDGTRDIPFNEKLFTAFGKTALRPNEVLLSINIPCSKPWEFVAAYRQAQRREFAFSIVNAGMKVVIREGTDIVESLNIYYGGVGPTLVRPGRTCQQLVGRPWGENLLTEACHFLKEDVDVSPSIHGGKGEYRKSLVFSFFFKFYMQVVLEMGERGVSDIDLPLEYLSALKPFKNEAPQGQQSYQLVSEAQPSVDPVGRPSMHQSAFQQATGEAKYYDDLPPVEGELFIFMVTSTRAHAKITNVDPSEALDMPGVVTVVSAGDVPGANVRLWFNNPEELFATEEVFCVGQIVCAVVAESREQARRAAQKVQVTYQDLLPVFFTIEDAIKHESYFEPKRKVERGDVDEALKTAERILEDEIYMGGQEHFYMETQGLIAVPRGENEEMDLFVSTQHGAFTQELVGMALGIESNKITCHVKRLGGGFGGKVMKIASLSAITAVAAHKTGKAVRCCLDRGDDMLITGGRHPFLGKYKVGYNSDGTIVAADIIYYSNGGCTLDESSFIMDKAILHMDNGYKIPNLRGRGVVCKTFLPSNTAFRGFGGPQGLMVIESVLHEVAVRCGLPPEKVRDVNMYREELSYTHYKQPFCPTSMVRCWDECLDRADYEDRLRAVQLFNSSNRWKKRGIAAVPQKFGVGFSKGFYNQGASLVNIFKDGSVLVTHGGTEMGQGIHTKAIQIASRVLKVPMSSIFIKETCTGNVPNAAPSAASFGTDAVGMAVKDACEKLMRRLKPLMEANPKNTWKQWASDAFFQKISLSATGFFMGPATNVDWEKGEGQAYYYFTYGACCSEVEIDCLTGDHKNIRTDIVMDVGKSINPALDIGQVEGGFVQGVGLYTIEELQFSPDGVLMTRGPSQYKVPSLCDVPAEFNVHLLANSENPHAIYLSKGIGEPPVFFASTLFFAIKAAIAEAHKEKGLGDTFPLSSPATAEKIRMACQDQFTEMASSQTDGTATPWCIQV